A part of Molothrus aeneus isolate 106 chromosome 10, BPBGC_Maene_1.0, whole genome shotgun sequence genomic DNA contains:
- the CLRN1 gene encoding clarin-1, which translates to MPPQQKRLLFCTAGLLSLACALGTAAAVGSQLWVRGSILCSTGALLVNASGPELHKFIGDIQYGLFSGQRVRQCGLGGRASQFSFFPDLLRIIPASIHVSVILFCTALIVFALVGAGFFMFNAFGSPYETLHGPMGLYLWSFISCSCGCLIMILFSSEVKIHHLSEKIANFKEGTFTFKTHSEQFANSFWTILVCSLVHFLNALLIRFAGFEFPFSKSKESGTITGAVDLMY; encoded by the exons ATGCCGCCGCAGCAGAAGAGGCTGCTCTTCTGCACAGCCGGGCTGCTGAGCCTGGCCTGCGCGCTGGGCACGGCGGCGGCCGtgggcagccagctctgggtCAGGGGCTCCATCCTCTGCAGCACCGGAGCGCTGCTCGTCAACGCCAGCGGCCCCGAGCTGCACAAGTTCATCGGCGACATCCAGTACGGGCTCTTCTCCGGGCAGCGGGTGCGGCAGTGCGGGCTCGGGGGCAGAGCCTCCCAGTTCTCAT tttttccagATTTGCTCAGAATTATCCCTGCAAGTATCCATGTCAGTGTCATTCTCTTCTGCACAGCACTGATTGTCTTTGCCCTGGTGGGAGCAGGGTTCTTCATGTTCAACGCTTTTGGCAGCCCCTACGAGACGCTGCACGGCCCCATGGGGCTGTACCTGTGGAGCTTCATCTCCT GttcctgtggctgcctcatcatGATTCTCTTCTCCTCAGAAGTGAAGATCCACCACCTTTCAGAGAAAATTGCTAATTTCAAAGAGGGAACCTTTACATTCAAGACTCACAGTGAGCAGTTTGCAAATTCCTTCTGGACCATCCTGGTTTGCTCCCTGGTGCACTTCCTCAATGCCCTGCTAATCCGATTTGCTGGATTTGAATTTCccttttcaaaatcaaaagaGTCAGGGACAATTACAGGAGCAGTTGACTTGATGTATTAA
- the GPR171 gene encoding G-protein coupled receptor 171, which produces MPSNISECHLYEEMEPFTYFYYLIFLMGIIGSCFALWAFTQKDQKQKCMSIYLINLLTADFLLTLTLPVKIIVDLGIASWNLRIFHCQVTACFIYLNMYLSIIFLGFVSMDRCLQLMHSSKIYRVQEPGFAKTLCAVVWAMVLLITVPNMAIPIKHIEERPGVGCIDFKTKFGRDWHVFTNFICTAIFLNSSAVILISNCLAVRQLRRHGRGEHSGRARQALAHILLVTGAYLLCFVPYHAVRIPYTLSQGSASAGCPLRRALFKAKEATLLFAVSNLCLDPVLYYHLSKAFRLKFTEAFAAPKETKALTATETTQQSQGQSCSPVHETAAEPRAELQPCP; this is translated from the coding sequence ATGCCAAGCAACATTTCTGAATGTCATCTCTACGAAGAAATGGAACCTTTTACCTATTTTTACTACTTGATTTTTCTTATGGGAATTATTGGAAGCTGTTTTGCACTGTGGGCATTCACACAGAAGGACCAGAAACAGAAGTGCATGAGCATCTACTTGATCAACCTCCTCACTGCAGATTTCCTGCTGACTTTGACACTGCCAGTGAAGATTATTGTTGACCTAGGAATTGCGTCCTGGAATCTGAGAATATTCCACTGCCAAGTCACGGCCTGCTTCATCTATCTGAACATGTATTTATCAATCATATTTCTGGGATTTGTGAGCATGGATCGCTGCCTGCAGCTGATGCACAGCTCCAAGATCTACCGCGTCCAGGAGCCTGGCTTTGCCAAGACCCTGTGTGCGGTGGTGTGGGCCATGGTTCTGCTCATCACCGTGCCCAACATGGCCATTCCCATCAAGCACATCGAGGAGCGGCCGGGCGTGGGGTGCATCGACTTCAAAACTAAATTCGGGAGGGACTGGCACGTGTTCACCAACTTCATCTGCACGGCAATATTCCTGAATTCCTCGGCGGTGATTCTGATCTCCAACTGCCTGGCGGTGCGGCAGCTGCGCCGGCACGGGCGCGGGGAGCACAGCGGGCGCGCGCGGCAGGCGCTGGCGCACATCCTGCTGGTGACAGGGGCCTACCTGCTGTGCTTCGTGCCCTACCACGCCGTGCGCATCCCCTACACGCTGAGCCAGGGCAGCGCCAGCGCCGGCTGCCCCCTGCGACGGGCGCTCTTCAAGGCCAAGGAGGCCACGCTGCTCTTCGCCGTCTCGAACCTCTGCCTCGACCCCGTGCTCTACTACCACCTGTCCAAAGCCTTCAGGCTGAAATTCACTGAGGCCTTCGCAGCCCCCAAGGAGACAAAGGCGCTCACGGCCACAGAGACAACGCAGCAGAgccaagggcagagctgcagccctgtccatgaaacagcagcagaaccaagggcagagctgcagccctgtccatga
- the P2RY14 gene encoding P2Y purinoceptor 14, with product MLNSSSSSSGNNCSHSTVITTTVIPLLYCLIFLAGLSLNALAAWVFLYVSSTKSFIVYLKNIAVADLLMSLTFPFKILADSGIAPAELSLFVCRYSAVVFYMNMYIGITFFGLIGFDRYYKIVKPLFTSFVHTVNYSKVVSVIIWLLLMIMSFPNMILTNEITKDNYSTKCIGLKSELGRQWHKATTYICTGIFWIVFFLLIIFYTSISKKIYSSYKKFRRSSDTAKRKTSRNIFTIMFVFVICFVPYHLCRTPYTLSQTSSQFTCQSQKSLFYAKEFTLVLSAANVCLDPIIYFFLCLPFREKLYQKLHLKLKASSDAEISKSRRSNTLPESINVV from the coding sequence ATGCTcaactccagcagcagctcctcaggaaacaactgcagccacagcacagtgATCACCACCACGGTCATCCCACTGCTCTACTGCCTCATCTTCCTCGCAGGGCTCTCGCTCAACGCCCTGGCAGCCTGGGTCTTCCTCTACGTGTCCAGCACCAAGAGCTTTATTGTCTATCTCAAGAACATCGCTGTGGCCGACCTCCTGATGAGCCTGACCTTTCCTTTCAAAATCCTTGCTGACTCAGGAATTGCACCTGCCGAGCTCAGCCTGTTCGTGTGCAGGTACTCTGCAGTCGTGTTCTACATGAACATGTACATCGGGATCACCTTCTTTGGCCTCATAGGCTTTGACAGGTACTACAAAATCGTGAAGCCTTTGTTCACCTCCTTTGTTCACACAGTTAACTACAGCAAGGTGGTCTCCGTAATCATATGGCTGTTACTAATGATTATGTCATTTCCAAATATGATTTTAACTAATGAAATCACTAAGGACAATTACTCCACAAAATGTATAGGTCTTAAAAGCGAGCTTGGCAGACAGTGGCACAAAGCAACAACTTACATTTGCACAGGGATTTTCtggattgtttttttcctgctaatcATATTTTACACTTCTATATCCAAAAAAATATACAGCTCTTACAAAAAATTCCGGAGGAGCTCAGACACGGCCAAGAGAAAAACCAGCCGGAACATATTCACCATCATGTTCGTGTTTGTCATTTGCTTTGTGCCCTACCACCTCTGCAGGACCCCATACACCTTGAGCCAGACCAGCTCCCAGTTCACCTGCCAGTCCCAAAAATCGCTGTTCTACGCCAAGGAGTTCACTCTGGTGCTGTCTGCAGCAAATGTCTGCCTTGaccccattatttattttttcctctgcctccccttTAGAGAAAAGCTGTATCAAAAACTGCATCTCAAGCTGAAAGCTTCAAGTGACGCTGAAATTTCTAAATCCAGAAGATCAAATACGCTTCCGGAAAGCATAAACGTAGTGTAG